The DNA region AATGGCGTTTGTTTTTTTACTTTTTAGATAGATTCATGTTTTAATAAATTATTTCCAACGGTTTTTCTCTTCCTCGCGCATAAACTGTTCTATTTTGCGTTGCTCCCAACTGTTGCCTAAAACGCTATTATTTACAAAAACGCGGTAGGCTTGTATGGCCAGTCCAAGCCCCCAACCAAACATAGGGAACCAAAACCATTGGAAGCCCCAAAAGGTTTTGTAGTTCACAAAAATGAGGAAGGGAATAACAACACAATAGGAGATAAGGCTGTAATAAAAGCCTTTTAATTCTTCAACGTGTTTACGAGCGCGTACGTAGCGGTCGTCTAATCTTGATGGTAATTCTGTTTGTTTCATGATTGATATTTGTTTGGTAAGCATTGGTAATGCCACGGCAAAACGTTTTGCTTCTTGATTGATGTTTACTTTTTTGTTGGTTAATAAATCGTAGCGTTGCTTGATGTTGCTAAGCCCAACGCCGCTACTCTTTTTTACAATTTGTTTGGGCTGTAGATTATTTTCTACCACCAAATAGCCACGGTCTTCAAGTATGGTAATGTGCAACGGTTTGTTTGGGGTGACCATGTTGTGCTTTACGGCATTTTCCAGAAGTAGTTGTAGCGATAGCGGTACCACTTTACTTTCGGGGTTTGTGGCGCGTTCGGGCATGGTAAATACAATACTGTCTTCAAAACGCATTTTTATTAATGTCATATACGTCTTGGCGAATTGCAATTCTTCATCCACGCTTACCAATTCCTTGTTTTTTTGCTCCAACACGTAGCGATATACTTTTGAAAGCGATGTGGTGAACTTCTGGGCTTTGTCTGGGTTTTCTTCAATTAAACTGGTGAGCACGTTTAAGCTATTGAATAAAAAATGCGGATCCAACTGATTTTTCAGTGCATCGAATTTGGCACTGGCCGTACCGGCAATAACCTTTTGTTCCTTTATCTTGTTTTGCTGGTACTTGTTATAAAAATAGATAACATGAAAAATGGCTACAATGGTTAAGGTAATCCAAAGCCCGAATTGGTAGTAACGGAATTTTTCGTTCATTAAAAAATCACTGAACGTTACGCCATTCATGAGTAAGGCTGTGGCTGCTCTTAATAAGAACAATCCTATCAATGTAATAATCGTGGCTCCTATAATACCAACACTAATACGCTTTAAGGTGTCGGTTTTTTTCCAATGGCGCTTTTCTAAATAGTCGAAAAAAAACATGTTGGAATATCCTAAAACAAAGGTGTAAATTTGGTAAAACACAAAGTTGGTAACAAGCTTGCCAATACTTTCAAAATCAAATCCGCCAGATAACAAATTGCCAACTACAAAAATGGCGCAACCAATTAAAAAGGTAATGATGATATTTTTGATTGATTTTGTCATGTTAAACGGATAGTTGTGAAATTAATTTTTACAGGATTCCAATAGCATTTCAACGCGGTCTTTGCCCCAATTGGGGTGGAAAGCTGTTTCTGGTTTAAAGTTAGTAAAAAGTTCTAATGCCCTTTCTAAGTCTTTGCAAAATGGTGCGGTATCTTGACCAAAATATCGTGCCCCACCAATGTTCCATTCGGCTTTGCAATACACCACTCTGGGGTTTTTCGGGTTGATGGTTTCGGCTTTTTCATAAAGCTCCACGACCTTCCCCGACAGTGTCATACCGTATGTGGCACCATCATAAGCAACCCAAGCGGTATGAAGCAAGGCTTGTAAAACCAAAATTTCTGGGTTTTCTTTTGAAATGGCCGTGGCATCGTTAATTAAATCCTGACCTTTTTTTAACTGAGCTGTCAATTTTTTTTCATCCTTTTCGCCAAAACTGTACAGAATATTAATCTGAGCGGCGTAGTACGGTGGCAACCAATTATCGGGCTCGGCGGCGGCAATACGTTCAAATAAATTGGCCGCTTCAATAGGTTGGTTGTTTTTCCAAAGGTCGAAGGCTTTGTCCATGCCTTTTTCGTAGTTGGTTTGCGAAAAGGATAACGTCGAAACCATAAGTGCTGCAATAAATAATAGTTGTTTCATTTGTTTTTGTTTTTTCTGAATTCGAATTCAGATTAGATTATGGCACAAATATCTTCGAGAATACCCGTTGTTAAAAAAGTGATGTTCCGAATTGTAGTTTTTGGGGGATGAACTGTTGTGGTGCCTTGTAGCACTATGGTAGAAAACGAAGCGAAATAAAAAACCTCGAAAATTGTTTCGAGGTTTTTAAGGTGTTTATGTGCCTTGTAGTTTGAAGAAAATAGGTACAGCGTACGATACTTTTACTGGTTTGCCTCGCTGCATGCCCGGCTTCATTTTTGGTAATGAACCTATAATGCGTTCGGCTTCTGTTTCTAAAATTCTATCCGGTCCACGAGAACGAACATTGGTGGTAATACCGTTGTTGTCGATAATGAATACTACAGAAACCCTTCCTTGAATGCCCAAGTCCAGTGCAGTTCGTGGATATTTGAAATTCTTCACTACGTGTTCTTGCACCTTTCTTTCAAAGCATGCTTTGGTTTCTAGTTTTGTTAGTCCTTCGCAGCCTGGAAAAACGGGTACTTGCTCTATTACGGCAAAGGCTACTTGAACGTCTTCAACATAATCTTCAACGTGTATGTCGCTAACATCAACAATTCTTTCGACAATGGCATCTTCTTGGTTGGTTTCTGTGCTTTCAATTACAGTTTCTTCAATTTCCTCAACATCATCAACAATTTCTATGTTGGTTTGCACAACGGCAGGAGGTGGTGGTGGCGGAGGTGGGGTGTTTATAGGAACTATTGGAATTTCTTCTTCCGCTTCGGCTTCAATTTGAACAATGTCGATTTCGGTTTCGCTCTTTTCGTAGGTGCGGTATTCTAGTGCCTGCCATGAAAGAAGTAACATTAAATTTAAACCAATTGCAAAATAGATGCTGCTATTTCTTCCTATTTCGAGCTGTGGGTTCTTTTTAGCTTCCATGATCTCATAAATTT from Tamlana crocina includes:
- a CDS encoding histidine kinase yields the protein MTKSIKNIIITFLIGCAIFVVGNLLSGGFDFESIGKLVTNFVFYQIYTFVLGYSNMFFFDYLEKRHWKKTDTLKRISVGIIGATIITLIGLFLLRAATALLMNGVTFSDFLMNEKFRYYQFGLWITLTIVAIFHVIYFYNKYQQNKIKEQKVIAGTASAKFDALKNQLDPHFLFNSLNVLTSLIEENPDKAQKFTTSLSKVYRYVLEQKNKELVSVDEELQFAKTYMTLIKMRFEDSIVFTMPERATNPESKVVPLSLQLLLENAVKHNMVTPNKPLHITILEDRGYLVVENNLQPKQIVKKSSGVGLSNIKQRYDLLTNKKVNINQEAKRFAVALPMLTKQISIMKQTELPSRLDDRYVRARKHVEELKGFYYSLISYCVVIPFLIFVNYKTFWGFQWFWFPMFGWGLGLAIQAYRVFVNNSVLGNSWEQRKIEQFMREEEKNRWK
- a CDS encoding energy transducer TonB; translated protein: MEAKKNPQLEIGRNSSIYFAIGLNLMLLLSWQALEYRTYEKSETEIDIVQIEAEAEEEIPIVPINTPPPPPPPPAVVQTNIEIVDDVEEIEETVIESTETNQEDAIVERIVDVSDIHVEDYVEDVQVAFAVIEQVPVFPGCEGLTKLETKACFERKVQEHVVKNFKYPRTALDLGIQGRVSVVFIIDNNGITTNVRSRGPDRILETEAERIIGSLPKMKPGMQRGKPVKVSYAVPIFFKLQGT